One segment of Palaemon carinicauda isolate YSFRI2023 chromosome 35, ASM3689809v2, whole genome shotgun sequence DNA contains the following:
- the LOC137627345 gene encoding uncharacterized protein, producing the protein MLGQNKVCPREYLFYHNEIQEHEGRHGGCALKVRRDVIHNKISLQTNLQAIAVQMHLKRAYTICSIYLPPNRDDQNLKQELDYLIDQLPKPFFLLGDFNGRHPMWEDIISNSRGNEIFSFIKEKELAVLNTGAPTHFYVQNGTLSSIDISLCTSECFLDFSWEVMDEGIGIDHFPIVIKLVDEIAAPRSPRWVIDKSNWALFTVLTLLEIYADNFPTVEEALEFFNKIIIDASNKSIPRTTGPFTRKLVPW; encoded by the coding sequence ATGCTAGGGCAAAATAAAGTATGTCCcagagaatatttattttatcataatgaaaTCCAGGAACATGAAGGTAGACATGGTGGGTGTGCATTAAAGGTGCGACGAGATGTCATCCATAACAAGATTAGTTTACAAACAAATCTTCAAGCAATAGCCGTACAAATGCATTTAAAACGAGCATACACCATATGTTCCATATATCTGCCACCCAATCGAGATGACCAAAACCTGAAGCAAGAACTTGATTACTTGATAGATCAGCTTCCTAAGCCATTTTTTCTTTTAGGAGACTTTAACGGGAGACATCCTATGTGGGAGGATATTATTTCCAACTCCAGAggaaatgaaattttttctttcattaaagagaAAGAGCTTGCTGTTTTGAATACTGGAGCACCAACACATTTCTATGTACAAAATGGAACCCTTTCATCTATAGATATCTCATTATGCACTTCTGAGTGCTTTTTAGATTTTTCATGGGAAGTAATGGATGAAGGTATTGGAATTGACCATTTTCCAATCGTAATTAAATTAGTTGATGAAATAGCTGCACCAAGATCTCCAAGATGGGTAATTGATAAATCTAATTGGGCATTGTTTACTGTGCTTACATTGTTAGAAATTTATGCTGATAATTTTCCCACTGTGGAGGAAGCCCTTGAGTTTTTCAATAAAATCATTATAGATGCCAGTAATAAGTCAATTCCTCGAACTACAGGTCCGTTTACACGAAAACTGGTCCCATGGTGA